In a single window of the Mesoplodon densirostris isolate mMesDen1 chromosome 18, mMesDen1 primary haplotype, whole genome shotgun sequence genome:
- the LOC132478662 gene encoding cytochrome c oxidase assembly factor 3 homolog, mitochondrial yields MAAPGAGDPLDAKSGKAPLAQRIDPTREKLTPAQLQFMRQVQLAQWQKMLPQRRTRNIVTGLGIGALVLAIYGYTFYSVSQERFLDELEDEAKAARARAQERASGH; encoded by the exons ATGGCGGCGCCGGGGGCTGGAGACCCTCTGGACGCTAAGAGCGGAAAGGCCCCCCTGGCTCAGCGTATCGACCCGACGCGGGAGAAGCTGACTCCTGCGCAACTACAATTCATGCGGCAGGTGCAGCTCGCCCAGTGGCAGAAGATGCTGCCACAGCGGCGGACCCGGAACATCGTGACCGGCCTGGGCATCGGGGCCCTGGTGTTAGCAATTT ATGGTTACACCTTCTACTCGGTGTCCCAGGAGCGTTTCCTGGATGAGCTGGAAGATGAGGCCAAAGCTGCTCGAGCCCGAGCTCAGGAAAGGGCATCAGGACACTGA